The Melospiza melodia melodia isolate bMelMel2 chromosome 23, bMelMel2.pri, whole genome shotgun sequence genome contains a region encoding:
- the NEFM gene encoding neurofilament medium polypeptide, whose protein sequence is MSYTMEPLGNPSYRRVTETRATYSRASASPSSGFRSQSWSRGSGSTVSSSYKRPNLGGPRAAYGSTVLSSAESLDVSQSSLLNGAAELKLSRSNEKEQLQGLNDRFAGYIEKVHYLEQQNKEIEAELAALRQKHAGRAQLSDAYEQELRELRGALEQVSHEKAQIQLDSEHIEEDIQRLRERFEDEARLRDETEATIRALRKEMEEASLMRAELDKKVQSLQDEVAFLRGNHEEEVAELLAQLQASHATVERKDYLKTDLTTALKEIRAQLECQSDHNMHQAEEWFKCRYAKLTEAAEQNKEAIRSAKEEIAEYRRQLQSKSIELESVRGTKESLERQLSDIEERHNNDLTTYQDTIHQLENELRGTKWEMARHLREYQDLLNVKMALDIEIAAYRKLLEGEETRFSAFSGSITGPIFTHRQPSVTIASTKIQKTKIEPPKLKVQHKFVEEIIEETKVEDEKSEMEDALAAIAEEMAAKAQQEEQEEEKAEEAAEEEAPAEQEAAAEEEEKEEEEAEEEEEAAKSDAAEEGGSEKEEIEEKEEGEEAEEEEEKPEAKGKAEEVLAKAEKVKTPPVKSPPKSPVTEPAKAAPKEKAAEAAKEQKVEKVEKAAKEEEKAASPEKPATPKVTSPEKPATPEKAVTPEKPATPEKAVTPEKAATPEKAVTPEKAATPEKAASPEKAVAPQKLAPPEKLAPPEKARSPEKPASPEKPRTPEKAASPEKPRSPEKPPSPGKDAKAVVEETVTVTKVTKVSAEAEKESRKEDIAVNGEVEEKKEEESKEKEEEDKGVVTNGLDVSPVDDKAEKIVVTKKAEKITGEGGDSGTTFITKSVTVTQKVEEHEESFEEKLVSTKKVEKVTSHAVVKEIKESE, encoded by the exons ATGAGCTACACCATGGAGCCCCTGGGCAACCCCTCGTACCGCCGGGTGACCGAGACCCGGGCCACCTACAGCCGCGCCAGCGCCTCCCCGTCCAGCGGCTTCCGCTCGCAGTCGTGGTCGCGGGGCTCGGGCAGCACCGTGTCCTCCTCCTACAAGCGCCCCAACCTGGGCGGCCCGCGGGCCGCCTACGGCTCCACGGTGCTGAGCTCGGCCGAGAGCCTGGACGTGAGCCAGTCCTCGCTGCTCAACGGCGCGGCCGAGCTCAAGCTGAGCCGCTCCAACGagaaggagcagctgcaggggctCAACGACCGCTTCGCCGGCTACATCGAGAAGGTGCATTACCTGGAGCAGCAGAACAAGGAGATCGAGGCGGAGCTGGCGGCGCTGCGGCAGAAGCACGCCGGGCGGGCGCAGCTCAGCGACGCCTACGAGCAGGAGCTGCGGGAGCTGCGCGGGGCGCTGGAGCAGGTGAGCCACGAGAAGGCGCAGATCCAGCTGGACTCGGAGCACATCGAGGAGGACATCCAGCGCCTGCGGGAGCGCTTCGAGGATGAGGCGCGGCTGCGCGACGAGACGGAGGCGACGATCCGCGCCCTGCGCAAGGAGATGGAGGAGGCCTCGCTGATGCGCGCCGAGCTGGACAAGAAGGTGCAGTCGCTGCAGGACGAGGTGGCCTTCCTCAGGGGCAACCACGAGGAGGAGGTGGCCGAGCTGCTGGCGCAGCTGCAGGCGTCCCACGCCACCGTGGAGAGGAAGGACTACCTGAAGACGGACCTGACGACGGCGCTGAAGGAGATCCGCGCCCAGCTCGAGTGCCAGTCCGACCACAACATGCACCAGGCCGAGGAGTGGTTCAAGTGCCGCTACGCCAAGCTCACCGAGGCGGCCGAGCAGAACAAGGAGGCGATCCGCTCCGCCAAGGAGGAGATCGCCGAGTACCGCCGGCAGCTCCAGTCCAAGAGCATCGAGCTCGAGTCGGTGCGCGGCACCAAGGAGTCGCTGGAGAGGCAGCTCAGCGACATCGAGGAGCGCCACAACAACGACCTCACCACCTACCAG GACACGATTCACCAGCTGGAAAACGAGCTCAGAGGAACCAAGTGGGAAATGGCTCGTCACTTGCGGGAGTACCAGGACCTCCTCAATGTCAAGATGGCCCTGGACATCGAAATTGCTGCATACAG gaagctgctggagGGTGAGGAGACAAGATTCAGTGCCTTCTCTGGAAGCATTACTGGTCCCATATTCACACACAGACAACCATCTGTCACAATAGCATCCACCAAAATCCAGAAAACAAAAATCGAACCACCAAAGCTGAAGGTCCAGCACAAGTTTGTAGAAGAAATCATTGAAGAGACGAAGGTGGAGGATGAAAAGTCTGAAATGGAagatgccctggcagccatcgCAGAAGAAATGGCAGCCAaggcacagcaagaggaacaggaggaagaaaaagcagaagaagctgcagaggaagaagctcctgcagaacaaGAAGCTGCAGccgaggaggaagagaaggaggaagaagaagcagaggaggaagaagaagctgcaAAATCTGACGCTGCAGAAGAAGGTGGCTCTGAAAAAGAAGAAATCGAGGAAAAGGAAGAAGGGGAGGaagctgaggaagaggaggaaaaaccTGAGGCCAAGGGCAAAGCTGAAGAGGTACTGGCAAAGGCAGAGAAGGTCAAAACACCTCCCGTAAAgtccccccccaaatcccctgtaACAGAGCCGGCCAAGGCTGCCCCCAAAGAAAAAGCCGCGGAAGCAGCAAAGGAACAGAAGGTGGAGAAAGTGGAGAAGGCGGCcaaggaggaggagaaagctgcATCTCCAGAGAAACCTGCCACACCAAAGGTGACCTCCCCGGAGAAACCTGCCACCCCCGAGAAGGCTGTGACCCCGGAGAAACCTGCCACCCCAGAAAAGGCTGTGACCCCCGAGAAAGCTGCCACCCCAGAAAAGGCTGTGACCCCCGAGAAAGCTGCCACCCCAGAGAAAGCTGCCAGCCCCGAGAAGGCCGTGGCCCCGCAGAAGCTGGCACCCCCCGAGAAGCTGGCACCCCCGGAGAAGGCGCGCTCCCCCGAGAAGCCGGCCAGCCCCGAGAAGCCGCGCACCCCCGAGAAGGCCGCGAGCCCCGAGAAGCCGCGGTCCCCGGAGAAACCTCCCTCCCCAGGCAAGgatgccaaggctgtggtggaaGAGACCGTCACTGTCACCAAGGTCACGAAAGTGAGCGCCGAGGCCGAGAAGGAGTCCAGGAAAGAGGACATCGCGGTCAACGGGGaggtggaggagaagaaggaggaggagtccaaggagaaggaggaggaagacaaGGGAGTGGTCACTAACGGCCTCGACGTGAGCCCTGTGGATGACAAGGCTGAGAAAATCGTAGTAACCAAAAAGGCAGAGAAAATCACCGGGGAGGGCGGGGACAGCGGCACCACGTTCATCACGAAGTCGGTGACCGTCACTCAGAAGGTGGAGGAGCACGAAGAGAGCTTTGAGGAGAAGTTGGTGTCCACCAAGAAAGTGGAGAAAGTCACTTCACATGCTGTAGTAAAGGAGATTAAAGAGAGCGAATAA